In one Diabrotica virgifera virgifera chromosome 7, PGI_DIABVI_V3a genomic region, the following are encoded:
- the LOC126887919 gene encoding uncharacterized protein LOC126887919, with protein sequence MEKGKGNRYRGKKLSEINIDDNEYYSSEYEGDEEPIMQKVLKRVTRGKKPEDELDTGDSDRYVHQSTERDQHNENTLSRNYFKKATSPFHESNEENSEEPPTKKTKESSTKSIQRFRAKWSDNEKQVLLQYFEKHIKKKLPLGNMNVTNY encoded by the exons ATGGAAAAAGGCAAGGGAAATCGGTACCGAggaaaaaaattaagtgaaatcAATATAGATGATAACGAATACTATAGCTCTGAATACGAAGGCGATGAAGAACCGATTATGCAGAAGGTGCTAAAGCGGGTTACAAGGGGAAAAAAACCTGAAGACGAATTAGATACTGGAGATTCTGACAGATATGTGCATCAGTCAACGGAACGTGATCAACATAATGAAAACACATTAtcaagaaattattttaaaaaggcgACTAGTCCGTTTCACGAATCTAACGAAGAAAATAGTGAAGAACCACCAACAAAAAAAACTAAAG AATCATCCACGAAATCCATCCAGAGATTCAGAGCCAAATGGTCAGATAATGAAAAACAAGTTTTACTTCAGTActttgaaaaacatattaaaaaaaaattaccccTCGGAAACATGAATGTGACGAACTACTGA